A stretch of the Lactuca sativa cultivar Salinas chromosome 9, Lsat_Salinas_v11, whole genome shotgun sequence genome encodes the following:
- the LOC111899003 gene encoding phosphatidylserine decarboxylase proenzyme 2 — MGHGSSKSSSSDDSTNGGGSNSKSHTSRRERIKTKLHLHRHRDRDRDRSVRTSRGSHSQHPKLSTLEDFAGIALVTLISAEMKFKDKWLACISIGEQTFRTEISDQTNKPTWNSEIKFLLEKNGPHVAKISVFETNRLRKNNLIGHCEVDLFEFLIRDSDSDKKVFDVMDPSSSNVVVGNISLSCSIEDPTETEKSFARRILSIVDYNGDGKLSFSEFSELIDAFGNQQAAKKKEELFKAADENGDGDVSMDELAILLAMQQEKEPLINRCPVCGELLEVSDKLNSMIHMSLCFDEGTGNQVMTGGFLTDKQASFGWMFKLSEWAHVSSYDAGLNSGSNASHIVVFDRRKKRLVEEIIDGKIVLSMRAIYQSKVGLGIMDKGAKELLQSISEKQGKKMNSAESAKDIQPFLKFFKDQINMTEVKYPLDHFKTFNEFFIRELKPGARPIAYVGRDDVAVCAADCRLMAFKTAEESLRFWIKGKKFSIRGLLGNSPFSDTFTGGTLVIFRLAPQDYHRFHFPVSGKIEQIVDIPGCLYTVNPIAVNSKYCNVFTENKRAVSIISTADFGKVAFVAIGATMVGSITFTKKTGDYVQKGDEFGYFSFGGSTVICVFEKDSIALDEDLLAYSARSIETLVSVGMQLGVSVKKRTQLPLSTSNASFYVETA; from the exons ATGGGGCATGGAAGTTCCAAATCAAGCTCCTCTGATGACTCTACAAACGGCGGTGGTTCCAATTCAAAATCACACACGTCGCGCCGCGAGAGAATCAAGACGAAGCTTCATCTTCACCGACATCGTGATCGTGATCGTGATCGTTCCGTTCGAACTAGTCGCGGTTCGCATTCTCAGCACCCAAAACTCAGCACTTTGGAGGATTTTGCCGGCATCGCTTTGGTCACTCTTATTTCT GCGGAGATGAAATTTAAGGATAAGTGGCTTGCTTGTATTTCTATTGGAGAACAGACGTTTCGCACCGAAATTTCTGACCA GACCAACAAGCCTACATGGAACTCT GAGATAAAGTTTCTTTTGGAAAAGAACGGGCCTCATGTTGCAAAAATATCTGTTTTTGAG ACCAACAGACTACGCAAGAACAACCTCATTGGGCATTGTGAGGTAGATCTTTTTGAATTCCTTATTCGG GATTCAGATTCTGACAAAAAAGTGTTCGATGTAATGGATCCATCATCTTCAAATGTAGTGGTTGGCAACATATCACTTTCATGTTCTATTGAG GATCCAACTGAAACAGAGAAAAGTTTTGCAAGACGTATCTTATCCATTGTT GATTACAATGGTGATGGGAAATTATCTTTCTCCGAATTCTCAGAATTAATAGATGCATTTGGCAATCAACAGGCTGCAAAAAAG AAAGAGGAGCTGTTTAAGGCAGCTGATGAAAATGGAGATGGTGATGTCAGCATGGATGAACTGGCTATACTTTTAGCCATGCAACAAGAAAA GGAACCTCTGATTAATCGTTGTCCTGTTTGTGGAGAGCTTCTAGAAGTTTCTGATAAGCTGAACTCCATGATTCATATGTCACTATGTTTTGATGAAGGCACTGGAAACCAGGTTATGACTGGGGGATTCTTAACAGATAAACAAGCTTCCTTTGG GTGGATGTTTAAACTCTCTGAATGGGCCCATGTCTCATCCTATGATGCTGGCTTGAACTCTGGTTCAAATGCTTCACATATTGTg GTTTTTGACAGGAGGAAAAAGAGGCTTGTAGAGGAAATAATTGATGGAAAGATTGTATTATCAATGAGAGCTATTTATCAATCTAAAGTAGGGCTTGGAATTATGGACAAAG GGGCAAAAGAATTATTGCAGAGCATATCAGAAAAACAGGGCAAGAAAATGAATTCAGCTGAATCTGCAAAAGATATACAACCATTTCTTAAATTCTTCAAG GATCAAATCAATATGACTGAAGTTAAATACCCTTTGGATCATTTTAAG ACATTTAATGAATTTTTCATAAGAGAGTTGAAACCTGGAGCAAGACCAATTGCTTATGTAGGACGTGATGACGTGGCAGTTTGTGCTGCTGATTGTCGTTTAATGGCATTTAAAACAGCTGAAGAAAGTCTCAGATTTTGGATCAAG GGTAAAAAATTCTCCATCCGAGGTCTCCTTGGTAATTCACCATTCTCAGATACTTTCACTGGTGGAACTTTGGTGATATTTCGCCTCGCACCACAG GATTATCATCGTTTCCATTTCCCAGTTTCTGGAAAGATTGAGCAGATTGTCGATATACCTGGATGCTTATATACG GTCAACCCCATTGCTGTAAATAGCAAGTATTGCAATGTCTTTACAGAAAACAAACGTGCTGTTTCTATTATATCAACTGCCGATTTTGGAAAG GTAGCATTTGTGGCAATTGGAGCAACAATGGTGGGTAGTATAACATTCACTAAAAAAACGGGAGATTATGTCCAGAAAGGAGACGAG TTTGGGTATTTCTCATTTGGTGGAAGCACAGTCATTTGTGTCTTTGAAAAG GATTCAATAGCTTTAGACGAGGACCTTTTGGCT